The genome window ATTTTTACCTATCTCTTGGTTGTTGGATTGACTTTCTAGACATGATCTACATTTTTTTAGATACTTTCTAGACAAAAATGTTTAAGACAAATGCCACTGGATATCAGACTAGAGAATACACCTCCAGTGTACCTGGTATACCTTGAGGATAGGAGAGGAAAAACTGGCTATGAGATGACAATTACTGAAGCTGAGTGATGTGTACATGAAAATttactgttctttttttatatttgaaattgaTGAGGTGCTGGGAAGCTGGCTCTCTGAGGGGACAACGGAAGGGGAATTCCTTGATTTGCTGCATTTatcaatttccatggtgtaaaatACTCCTGTCATGGCCAATTTGTTATTGACATATCACTAAAGGCAGAGTTGGAGACAGATGTGCAAAGATGGCTCCCAACTAGAAGACACCACTTCTGTAATAAACGTTTTataatgaagtttaaaaatattaagccCGGATATATTATGgagtaaaatgaaatattcacataatttaaaaatcaaaatacaaggctgggcacagtggctcacacctgtaatcccaacacattctgggagaccaaggagggaggattacttgaggccaggaggccagaaatttgagaacagcctgggcaacacagtgagaccgtctctacaaataaaaaaaaaagttagccagacaagatggcacacacctgtagtcccagctctcaggaggctgaggcaggaagacagcttgagcccaggagttggaagctgcagtgaaccattatcagaccactgcactccagcctggccaacagaacaagactctggctcttaaaataataaaactacaaagCTTATGTTTACTATAGCTGGCCTCTTAACTACCACCaccatcccacctcagcctagtGTGAAAAGCAGTTCCACAGTAAGTAATTCCTCACGTTAAGCTTCATCTTAGCTTTATTCCTTTGTATTTGAGAAGTACTTTTTAACTTTCCATATATTCAAGATGGGTGACCAAATGAACCATCTATACAATCTCtgctcaattaaaaatatttctttctactttctttattGTGCTTGGTTTGGATATTCCAAACAATTTAATGTTATCTTAGCTACTTACAAGCTTAAAGAATCATACTGCGGTGCTTTTTTGTATCAAATTTACCTGTTTATTCATTCCATAGTGAGCAGGATATTCACTAAAACAAATTTAAGCAGATTTGTTAGATTTAAATCACTGAAAAGtaacacaaaaatacatatagGTAGTAACTAAGTACTGACAAAGTATTCTACCTATGCAATATCCTATTAAATGTCTAAATTACCCTATGCAAATTCAATTGTATTCTTATTTACTCAATGGGGAAAATCTGGATTACAGAACTGAGGAAAATTATGTttcatgaaaattataaaaggcCAACCAGAGTCAATCATGTTGAATAAAATGAGCAATTGTGAAATATAAGCCAGTAATATACAATGTGCGTATCCCAAGAGAAACCCTGGATAGAAACTTTTAAAGTCACTCGGGTTTTATTAATAATGTCAATGTTTGAGCTCAATGTTTGAGCATGCTGGTTTTACCTTTTTATGCTAATTTTAAACCAACAACTGAAGTGAGAAAATATATCACTTATCCTTGAAAGTATCTTTAGCATGGTCTTCCTAATTAAAAATACCACTTAAAAAAGTGAGGCAGTAAAAGCATGAACTGGAGTCAGTGGTCTGTCTGGGTTAAAACTGGCCCCATGATTTATTACCTGTGACTTcaagcaagttgcttaacctcccACTTCATTATCTCATTTGTGAAATAGAGGTAAATAATTAACCCTGTACTCATAGGGAATACTGAGATtatgcatgtaaagtgcttacagtgcctagcacatagtaagtgcctaataaatgttagctataaaTAATATGGGTACAGAAAATCAAATTCCCTATTTGCAAAATGTATGCACTAAATGCTGAATATCAAAGAAGTCAAAATTCAACCACACAAGTCTTAACAGTTATGGAGTCTTTGCATGGACACAAAGTTTTGAAGCTAAAAAATGAGAACCTAATATTACATGCAAGTTATGTGACTCATCAGTAAATTCTTCCTAGGAAAACTATACCATTTGTCAGATTCTTCCCAGCATAAGCCTGAGTCCTCTTGCACCTATAATTAGATTCTTATTTTACTGTCTTTTGCGTATGTTGTATTAATCGTATTTGGTTGATAAGATGTTGAAGAAACCATGGAATTATACACAGCACTATACATTATTACTATAGAATGTCTGGTCCCTCCCATCATAAATATGGTTTAATGAAGTTACTGAAAAACTTCACAGTATCAAGctgcaattcttttttctttttatacaaatACAAGTTAATTAGTTGTTCTATTAAGTTGCAATTTTATTGTTATAAAACTTTGTAAAGTTATGAACATGGAAACCCTAAGAATCACCTAAGCTTTTTACATAAGTAAATTTCAAGTTGACAGTCTGTCCATTTTGAACTATTTATAATTAACAGGACACTTAACACAGTAATATCTCAGACAAGGAAGAGGGCATTAATTCTGCAGGCAAGTAGCAATGAAAATGCCAAACCTGAACAGTCACTATTTCCTTATACAGTTTGAGTAgactacagaatgggggaaaaaaagtgaatataaaatGTATCTTCCCCAAATACAACTCTACTTCAATAAGTCTTGAAGCTTACCCATGACatcaacaaaaatgaatgaactcaGGGAATTAGTTCTTTCTCCCCATCAAAGGAAAAAACagcatatgtaattttaaattagaaaaaaaaattaatggcaaTTTGCAAGCAAAAGAAAACCAGATTCACATTCTACTATTTACATTTGTTCTATTCAcaggtcaaaaataaaatatttcattagataatttataaaaaaaaaccacactttttaaaacaaatgtattttactCCATCAATACTGCAAGGAAGATAACTGAATTTAGAAATGCTCTCTCTCTACAGCAAAGTTAACTTAACTTTTCGGGGCCCAACTGGCCTATCGTTTAGATCTTTAATAGCAGCCATAGCTTCGTTATAGTTTATCATAGCAACAATGGCTTCCCCTGTAGGTAAGCCTTGCTCATTATACTGTATTGAAACTGAATCAGGTATGATTCTGTAACCATGGAAAAAGTCTAAAATTTCATTAACATTAGCTTTAAATGGAAGATTCATTATCTTAATAGGAGTTACTCTACCTGAACCACAGTTTATCTTTGGATCAGGCATAAATCTCCCCTCAGGAAAACTTCCCATATTATGCTTTCCAAAATCAAACTTGCCACCTTCTGGACGACCAAAATTCACAAAAGGGCGGTGACTTCTAAAATCATCAGGCGGGCTCCTAAAATCCTCACCAGGAGGTCTAAAATTGTCAGGAAGTCTAGGGTCCTCCTCCGGAGCTTCCCTAAGGTCTTCCTCTGGGAGCTGCCTGAAGTCTTCATCAGAAGGGCATCTAAAATCTTCCTCCTGGGGGCTCCTGAAGTCCTCATCAGGAGGGTGCCTAAAGTCTTCATCAGGAGGGCCCCTGAAGTCTTCATCTGGTGGGTGCCTGAAATCTTCCTCTCGGGAGCGCCTGAAATGCTCCTGAGGCGGCCGCCTGAAATGCTCCTGGGGCGGTCTCCGGAAGTGCTCTGGGGGTGGGCGCCTGAAATGTTCTGGGGGTGGGCGCCTGAAATGCTCTGGGGGTGGCCGCCGGAAGTGCTCTGGGGGAGGCCGCCTAAAATGCTCTGGAGGTGGTCTCCGGAAATGCTCTGCGGGTGGCCGACGGAAATGCTCCTGAGGTGGCCTCCGGAAATGCTCCTGGGGTGACTGCCTGAAGTCCTCCTCAGGGGAATGCCTGAAATCCTCCTCTGGGGGCCGCCTGAAGTCATCCTCGGGTGGTCGCCTCCATTCTCCCTGAAGAGGCCGCCTAAAGTCCTCCTCTGGGGGCCGTCTCCAGTCCTCCTCAGGTGGCTGCCTGAAATCTTCCTCTGGGAGCCACCTGAAGTCCTCCTCAGGGGGTTGCCTGAAGTCCTCCTCGGGAAGCTGCCTGAAGTCCTCCGTGGGAGACCGCCTGAAATCCTCCTCCGGCGGCCGCCTCCAATCCTCCTCAAGGGGCCTCCTCCAGTCCTCCTCCCTAGGGTGCCTGAAGTCATCCTCCGGAGGGCGCCTGAAATCTTCCTCCCAAGGACGCCTGAAGTCCTCCTCAGAAGGCCGCCTGAAGTCTTCCTCCCGAGGTCGCCTGAAGTCCTCTGGGGAGTGCCTGAAGTCCTCTGGGGGGAACCTAAAGTCCTCTGAGGAGTGTCGGAAGTCTTCTGGAGGGTGCCTGTCAGGCTGCCGGAAATCCCTCTGGGGATGCTTGAAGTTATCCAGTTGCCTCAAGTCCTCTAGCTGATGTCTAAAGTTTTCAAAGGCACCAACTGAGTATATTGGTGGGTCTTTTGAGTCAAATAAATGAGAATGGTCACCTCGCTCACGTGACTCTGAGCGAGCTTGCATTTTTTCACTGGACATCAAGGAAAAATTTACACCAAACTCCTGCATTTGTGCCTCAGATATAAGTCTTAATAATACCTCTGTCCCTAAGAATCTTCGTCGGTTTAAACGTTCAGCTTTCATGGCCTGTTCTTCTGATTTAAATTTCACTAATGCTTCTCCCAGACCAACACCTTTGTCATCATAAAGCAAGTAAATGTCATCCTCAGCAAGAAGAAAGTCTGCAAAGAACTTCTGCACTTCAACTTTTGTAACATCAAATGGAAAATTTCTTATATAGATGCACAGCTTCTGGCCAGAGTTACCTTCTTGAGAGTATTTTTGTGAAACATGTCCAGGCCTATCTCTCTCTAGTGACCCTGATCTCTTCTTTTCATAACGTGCAATGAACTTCAACATTTGTTTTCTAGAAATTGGATCAATATGAACTGGACGATACTGTAAAACAGTTTTATGTAAACTCAGAGCAGTATTATAGTCTTTCAGAGTCTTGAACATCACAAAGGCATATCTTgttctgttttcatctttatatAAAAACCTAATCTGTTCATCAGTCAGATCAGTACCTCTAAAGAAATTTCTTAAATCTCTTTCATCAATACTGAGGGACAGATTTTTTAGGTGTACATAAAATCCAAGAGGGGAACGAGAACGTGTTCTTCTGGGAGATTTTGAATGAGACCGTTTTCGAAAATGTCTATCATTAATTCCTCTTGGTGGAGAATGTTCTTCAGATCTCCTAAGAACGTCACCCTCCTTAACTGCATTACCACCAAACTCAATCCACTGTTGTTCTGATCCTTGCATTACTTCTATAAATCTTGAACCCATAAAACTTCTATGACATTTAAGACCTCCTGAAGCATCAACACATGAAGCAAATTTTACTATGGCATCACCATTATTTCGGCCATcatgatgttttaagaaaattactcCATCCACGCACAAACCAGAGAAAAAGACACGTACATCATCTTCATTTACTAGGTAAGGCAAACCTCGTAGAAACAAGAAAGGATTCTCGGCCTTCAATGGCCTTGTCTTTCTTGGCCTTAAATTACCATGTCCTGTACCATTAGTATGAAACCCAGCATCTTGATTAATTGAAGAGCCATATCCAGAATTACTTGCTTCTTCCTTAACAGACTCAATAAAATTAGATAGGCTGCCAACCCCTGAAGTCCCAGATCCTGGACGCCCTCTTCCTACACGATcagttcttttcatttctatagTCTTCTGCATTTCTGCCTTGCTACTAAGAAAGAGCTCTACAGATGAATCCTTGATAAACCCTCCTGAACGACTTATGGCACGTCTTGCATCTTCATCtgttgcaaaaataataaaagcctcCCCAATTTCCCCTCCAATTATATGCACTCCTCCATCAGGAATAGTCAATCCCGTGAAGAAGTGACGAATATCCACAGGCCCCGCAATAAAAGGAAGCCCCAGTAAACGGATGACTACAGCCATGCTGAGTTCAAACCACAGCAATAATGACCTGCAGACAAAAAGGTACACATAATAGCAAGTCTTATTTTTGAAGTACCTTAGCCCAAACTAAGCTTAGTAATTACCTGGCTCCTGCTTCCTTcaacatttataaatgaaaacaagataCAAGTTCACAAAAATACTGATATctaattattaaagaaaactttctcccatctaaaaatacaaataaaccaaCTACCTTGAAGAAACATTTCGTATCACCTATTCTATACAATAGGAACATCAAAAATATCAAATCTTCCTTTGTAAGTCTGCCAAATGCTGCTTCACAAGAAGACCAAACTACTTTCAGACTCATTTAGAATCTTATCTTCTACTGAAACATGACAGCTTTGTAGATTATTTTATCAACTGCAAtgaattttacatatttagaaaAGTCATCTATGGTTAGTATGTAATTTCTGCTCATGATAATAAATTGCCTACCACTGGCCAGACACAGAGAACAACAGCCAGGGccagcatgatggctcacgcctataattccaggctttggaaggccaaggcaagaggatcgcttgaggccaggagttcaagaccagcctcggcaacagagcgagagcctgtctctaaaaagaaaaaattagccaggcagggtggcatgcacctgtagtcccagctactcaggaggctgaggcaggaagactgcctgagcccaattttaaattttcaggatACAATGGGTTgcaactgtgccactgcactccagcctgggtgacagagtgaggccctgtctttaaaaaaaaaaaagggaacagaaGCCATGGGTACCTAGATGTACTATTCTACTTCACATGTTTTTTGTCAAGCCTCTGTAAAAAGCCTTAAACTCTGGATATCTTACCTTTTTTACAATTTCTTGGAGACCTGTTAATTCTGTAAAAGCAACTTAACtgtggaaagaaaatgaaatataattaatcCTCGAACCCTGTAATTTATCTTAAACAACGCCAGATTAGGATATCCATTTCAGAATTACCTATCAAAAGTGAAGCAGTATAAGGAACCACAATTACAGGTGTTACAAAATGGTATTTTGTTCCAAGGGGAAATTAATCATCCTTCTGCAAAAAGGAGATACAATATTCAAatagacataaaaattatttaaaaatttaaaacttgctgAAAATTGAACAACTGCTCCTTGATTGGAAGTAGCATGAAAAAAAggagtgatggaaatgttatatattttgaatgCAGTAGTAGTTACATGGGTGTATAAATTTATCAAGGTTTACTGAATTCTATCCTTATGGTCTATACATTTTGCTGTACACAAGTTTTACATCTACTTCAAAAAACTGTTCTACAAGTAAAATCTCAAtaccaaaagttaaaaaaaaaagaccttcaaTCATTTTGCCACATGAAAATTCAAATACCTAGTACATATTTATATCCAACTCTCGTGCTGTTCTCCTTCCTTTCAAAACATAAGACCAAATCAAATTAAGGCAACCATTCAAAATtatacaataaatgaataaaacagcaAAGCCTgaaattcaaaaatcaatttttataacaataaatcCAAACCTATGGGCTACTGTTTGGATACAATTTAAAGGTCTACATAAACAGCTCACACGTCTGAGCACAGAACCAAATTTCATAATACCAGTATAATTAAGGCAAATACTACAATATCCCTAAAGTTAAAAATCTCAATAGCACTCCTTATACTGCAAAAATAGTTAACTGGTAAAATTCTTCTCAGCCAAACAGAAAATGCTATTTATCTTATTAGTAATGCCAATAGCAGATTTCCATTTCAAACAACTATTCTTCACTCTACTAAGGAAACCCAAATGATGATGtagaaagtaaaagtaaaaattacctGGAATACTGGGATTACCAGTTTACTGAAAatctcaatgtatttttttttaaagaagtctgTGTTTAATACTTTCAGGGATACCCAAACTATTTCACGAAGACTtgccaaaataataattataatttacactcactttttttggtggaggagacagggtctctctcgctctgctacccaggctggagtgcagtggtgcgatcttggctcactacagcctagacttacccaggctcaggcaatcctcccacctcagcctcccaagtagctgggactacaggtgtgcaccaccacacccggctaatttttgtattttttgtagagccagggtttcaccatgttgcccaggctggtagggaactcatgggctcaagcaactagcttgcctcagcctcccacagtgctaggatttaCAGGTATGATCCACTGCGCCTGGCGtaatttacatgtttttaatgTACAAATAAATGTTGCATTAATCAAGAATCCAGTACTTACACTTAAGTACCACTGTTCCCCAAAGTGGGGGTCTGAAGATACATTCACTGAGgtctgtttgttttcctttaaaaagggtCCATAGATTAACTAGAAGCTAAACTAGCAAAGACATCAAATTACTTCACACATTCTACATCTGAAAAATATTAATGAGGTTTGCTATTCAAGTATTTGCACAGTAACAACCCAAAAAAAGCCTATTTTCTTCAACAAACCAATATCCATACAAACACTTCAACAAAAACTATAAATGGCTTCTGGAATGCTTATCCATATTAAAGTCCCAAGACTCCCTCCTATGCAAATTGGCTTAGCTACTCTTTTACTGTTAAGATATTTTAGAAAGCACCGTAAGATATACATATTCTTGTCTCTcctaagctttttaaaaaaatttaaagggatTTACCCTGGGAACATAAATTCATCTACAAGAGAAATTAGAGACATTTCAAGGAATAATTATATCTCAAATTCAAAAAAATCTCTAGTAAGATCTTTTAACTAAGTAGTTTCATGAGCACAAATCTCATGAATTCCAATTCAAGCAGACTATTTAAAAAGCTTACTCTCATTTGCCACAGTTAAACACAACTAATGCTTAAACTTCTCTGCCCCTGAGACAGTAGGGTAATGTACCATTTATGCCTCCACAGTATCACACCTTGGAGACCAACTATAAAAGACCAGCTCTCAAAATGGGCACTTCTGTGGTTCCAACATGCTATTTCCTTAAGCAAATTCTCCAGAAATTCAGCTCTTAACACACTAAATTACAGAAAGCAAAACACGAAAATTACCCTAGTCTGCaattaaaattttgcatttttctagttATGAATGCAAAAAGTATTTTCGTGCCTTTGTGTTCATTTGAAGACAATAATCTGTTAAAATTTCTATGAAAAGAAAGTGGGTCCCTAAAAGGTCACTTAAGTCAGTGAAATTAAAAGCGCATTTTAAATAACTTCTATTTTTATACGATTCATCCCACTTAATCATCATTATAGCTAAACAATATGTAATGTGTATCTTCTAATCAAGATTTAACGGGATAcagagagggaaaggggagggaggcagaatTTGAATAAGTAATATCTCATTAGATCCATTTGATTTTTAACTAGCGAAGAAAAAGTCATTTTCCAgatatggtgagagagagaatttttttaactctttGCGACTAATTCGTAAAGCCCAAAGTCATGATGTAGCATATTCGCACTCTAAACGTGAGTTTCCCCTGGAGAAAATAATCTACACCAACCCACAATTATTCTTTATGATGATCCACCTTTTATAATGtagatgtttaaaataaaaaccaaaggaaTGACCAATGAGAGCCATAGTCCCTAAGAAGAACTGTAAATGAAGACGAATCCACACGGCACAGGATTTCTCCCAACATCCTCAAACGGGAATCATCCGAAGGCATCGATTCTACAGCCCAAAGCCTTTGTCCATAACTCCCAGGGGTCAGAGCTTCCTTCTTTCGCGCCAGGCCAAAGTTGCTACGTGGGATCCGATGTTGTTGCCAGACTTTCAGCCAAAATCAGCCTTCAAATTAACCTGGACCGCCCAACCTCTGTGCCTTTCCGTTACGCCGTCTCAAGGGCAAACATTCCACCCTACCTCGCCAGAGGGTGAACTGCCCCCAAATCTAACTGAAAACACTTGCCCTTCTCAAGCCTAACGAGCCGGGCCTGCAGCGCTTTTCTGCCACTACTAACTACGATGAcatagcaaagaaaaagaaatacctatgAAATCCTTCGAGATCTTCACTCTCAAGATCCCTGGGAAGCGCACATACACCACCACATGGAAGCTGACGGGAAAGGGAGAGTCGGTGTTTTAGCAAGAAAAGAGGGTGCCCTAACGGCAGGAGCTACGCTAGATACTGGCGCGGCCGCCGGTCCCGCCTTTCCCGGTTCTTCCGGCTTGGTCgcccagccctccccacccccggcGCCCCGAGGGGAACTGCTTCGCACTTGGCAATAAACACACACCACTGCTGCCGAGTCGGACACACAAGGCCGGAGGCTGAGGGCACTCCTCGTCGCAGCAGCCTCCCCAGAACACGTAGAGCCCTCAGTGAGCCTAGAAGAAGATGGCGCCCACTGCCCCTCCGGTCCGGACAAACGGACGTAATGTTTCTCTGCCCATGCGCTCTCCAGGCGTATCCCACCACCACGCTTGCGCACGCGCGCTGCCGCTCACCCGCTTCCCCTTGCTAGAGGAGGGGAGGCGGAGCCCCGAGTTGGCTGAGCTTCTGCGCATGCCCAGATTGTGCCCAGTCCAGGGACCTCGATTTGCAACAGGAGAAATTCGGAGACACAGTCAAGGCTCAGATGGTAGATGTACTGAGAATCTTCGGTAGACAACTGTGGAAATTCAAGATTTCCAGAAGTTAAGGAAAGAGAtgcaaaagcagagaaaaggcGACTTGTCTTTTCAGTGTTGCATTACTGTGTGGCGTAAAGCATCTTCTAAAAAGCtcctgtggccgggcgcggtggctcacgtccgtaatcccagcactttgggaggccgaagccagcactttgggaggccgaagcgggcggatcacttgcggtcggtagttcgagaccagcctggccaacagggcgaaacccccgtctctactaaaaattaaaaaaaaaaaaaaaaaaaaaattagcctggcatggtggcgggcgcctgtaatcccagctgcccgggaggctgaggcaggagaatcccttgaacccgagagatggaggctgcagtgagccgagatcgcaccgctgcactccagcctggtcaaaagagtgagactccatctcaaaacataaaaataaaaaagctcctGTAGACCGTAGAATACCACAGAAAAGGTAATTTTACTGCCTTAGATGTTCGCCAAGTACAATCCCAACACCTGGGGGCTTAATAAATGCATACTTAGTCGGTTTTATAGATATTAATAACCTTGTAAAGTGTCTTTATAAATGTGTTCCCA of Macaca fascicularis isolate 582-1 chromosome 8, T2T-MFA8v1.1 contains these proteins:
- the RBM12B gene encoding RNA-binding protein 12B codes for the protein MAVVIRLLGLPFIAGPVDIRHFFTGLTIPDGGVHIIGGEIGEAFIIFATDEDARRAISRSGGFIKDSSVELFLSSKAEMQKTIEMKRTDRVGRGRPGSGTSGVGSLSNFIESVKEEASNSGYGSSINQDAGFHTNGTGHGNLRPRKTRPLKAENPFLFLRGLPYLVNEDDVRVFFSGLCVDGVIFLKHHDGRNNGDAIVKFASCVDASGGLKCHRSFMGSRFIEVMQGSEQQWIEFGGNAVKEGDVLRRSEEHSPPRGINDRHFRKRSHSKSPRRTRSRSPLGFYVHLKNLSLSIDERDLRNFFRGTDLTDEQIRFLYKDENRTRYAFVMFKTLKDYNTALSLHKTVLQYRPVHIDPISRKQMLKFIARYEKKRSGSLERDRPGHVSQKYSQEGNSGQKLCIYIRNFPFDVTKVEVQKFFADFLLAEDDIYLLYDDKGVGLGEALVKFKSEEQAMKAERLNRRRFLGTEVLLRLISEAQMQEFGVNFSLMSSEKMQARSESRERGDHSHLFDSKDPPIYSVGAFENFRHQLEDLRQLDNFKHPQRDFRQPDRHPPEDFRHSSEDFRFPPEDFRHSPEDFRRPREEDFRRPSEEDFRRPWEEDFRRPPEDDFRHPREEDWRRPLEEDWRRPPEEDFRRSPTEDFRQLPEEDFRQPPEEDFRWLPEEDFRQPPEEDWRRPPEEDFRRPLQGEWRRPPEDDFRRPPEEDFRHSPEEDFRQSPQEHFRRPPQEHFRRPPAEHFRRPPPEHFRRPPPEHFRRPPPEHFRRPPPEHFRRPPPEHFRRPPQEHFRRPPQEHFRRSREEDFRHPPDEDFRGPPDEDFRHPPDEDFRSPQEEDFRCPSDEDFRQLPEEDLREAPEEDPRLPDNFRPPGEDFRSPPDDFRSHRPFVNFGRPEGGKFDFGKHNMGSFPEGRFMPDPKINCGSGRVTPIKIMNLPFKANVNEILDFFHGYRIIPDSVSIQYNEQGLPTGEAIVAMINYNEAMAAIKDLNDRPVGPRKVKLTLL